The Columba livia isolate bColLiv1 breed racing homer chromosome 13, bColLiv1.pat.W.v2, whole genome shotgun sequence genome has a segment encoding these proteins:
- the LOC106146007 gene encoding chemokine-like factor — MALDSGFASSARGAVKIARTVVAFVTFLCFVASRAHEAYSALAAMEVTVTALFFVLYLLQLDKKLSWLCWPLADLFNSVIAALFLLVVCMFAVTVKTNKGTLTGGVFGLVLLVLCVLDAVILFQKISFGEPRGSNTPAK, encoded by the exons ATGGCGCTGGACAGCGGCTTCGCCAGCTCGGCGCGGGGCGCCGTGAAGATCGCCCGCACG GTGGTGGCGTTTGTAACGTTCCTGTGCTTCGTGGCCTCCCGCGCACACGAGGCGTACTCGGCGCTGGCCGCCATGGAGGTGACGGTCACCGCGCTGTTCTTCGTGCTGTacctgctgcagctggacaAGAAGCtgagctggctgtgctggcccCTGGCC GATTTGTTCAACTCGGTGATTGCCGCATTGTTCCTCCTCGTTGTGTGCATGTTTGCCGTAACAGTCAAGACCAACAAAGGGACACTGACTGGAGGA gTATTTGGTCTTGTATTGCTTGTTCTCTGTGTTCTCGACGCGGTTATTCTTTTCCAGAAGATTAGCTTTGGTGAACCAAGAGGAAGTAATACTCCTGCgaaataa